A single genomic interval of Coccidioides posadasii str. Silveira chromosome 1, complete sequence harbors:
- a CDS encoding uncharacterized protein (BUSCO:413850at4751~EggNog:ENOG410PNBT~COG:C~BUSCO:11948at33183), which translates to MFSLRAISRSLPRTLPRSIARPLRNTVPKHAFTQPAWGLASRPAYAAFSTTRARWESAGQVDVELAAKFQDELALETETGEADKLPESLKYFLENGPFEIQDTPGEEEVIMTRKFGDEKIRVSFSIADLQNLGAENDYDTALSDELEDVDSHAINEKGAKPGNIKVAPEDKVAPSDREEDLGLDEEAPEPGYPVHANVTIEKPGKGCMYAECLVEDGVTQILELQYFEKADIANAQSADKQWARGNIYAGPPFGNLDEDLQILVERYLEERGIDAALASFIPDYIDFKEQREYVRWLGNLKKFVEV; encoded by the exons ATGTTCTCCCTCAGAGCAATTTCCCGTTCGCTTCCCCGAACGCTTCCTAGATCCATCGCCAGACCTCTCCGAAACACAGTTCCAAAGCATGCATTCACCCAGCCAGCATGGGGCCTAGCCTCGCGCCCAGCTTATGCCGCATTCTCTACAACGAGGGCTAGATGGGAATCAGCTGGTCAAG TCGACGTTGAACTCGCCGCTAAATTCCAGGACGAGCTTGCTTTAGAGACGGAAACTGGTGAAGCAGACAAACTCCCGGAATCGCTGAAATACTTTTTAGAAAATGGCCCATTTGAG ATCCAAGACACCCCAGGCGAGGAAGAGGTTATTATGACCCGTAAATTTGGAGATGAAAA GATCCGAGTTTCCTTCTCAATTGCCGACCTACAGAACCTTGGCGCTGAGAATGATTATGACACCGCGCTTTCCGATGAACTCGAAGATGTCGACTCTCATGCTATCAACGAGAAAGGCGCCAAACCCGGAAACATCAAGGTGGCTCCAGAGGACAAAGTTGCGCCCTCTGACCGCGAGGAAGATCTAGGACTAGACGAGGAGGCGCCCGAACCTGGATACCCCGTGCATGCCAATGTTACCATCGAGAAGCCTGGTAAGGGTTGCATGTACGCCGAATGTCTAGTTGAAGATGGCGTGACCCAGATCCTGGAGCTCCAATACTTCGAGAAGGCCGATATTGCCAACGCCCAGTCTGCCGATAAGCAGTGGGCTAGAGGCAATATCTACGCTGGCCCACCATTTGGAAACTTGGATGAGGACTTGCAGATCCTTGTGGAGAGATACTTGGAAGAGCGAGGCATCGATGCTGCTCTTGCCTCTTTCATCCCTGACTACATTGATTTCAAGGAACAGAGGGAATATGTCCGCTGGCTCGGAA ACTTGAAGAAGTTTGTCGAAGTGTAA
- a CDS encoding uncharacterized protein (EggNog:ENOG410Q5G4), with translation MGEVSASPPTTVPFFHLDDCHARRVIQALRRILATEVAEESFSMLIDGRLTMKALRACRRIRLGEDYDEIAKYTGPSQDTISMFRSLREQFDLSHVLIKASSAERFQRSAVQPSSADFQRGLLDLVVSMVHDLAVSIFEELHRSKYQTTPHQGPERALLPDFRHPKYLQSYLYPHGPIELVGYWM, from the exons ATGGGTGAAGTCTCTGCGTCCCCACCCACGACAGTTCCCTTTTTCCATCTCGACGATTGCCATGCTCGCCGGGTGATCCAGGCGCTTCGCCGCATCCTCGCGACGGAGGTTGCGGAGGAGTCGTTTAGCATGCTGATAGATGGCCGACTGACCATGAAAGCCTTGAGGGCATGCAGACGCATCCGCCTGGGTGAAGACTATGACGAGATAGCGAAGTATACTGGGCCTAGCCAGGACACCATATCCATGTTTCGCTCTCTGCGAGAACAGTTCGATCTGTCACACGTACTAATAAAGGCATCT TCCGCCGAGAGGTTCCAGCGCTCTGCCGTGCAGCCATCGTCTGCGGATTTTCAGCGTGGTCTGCTTGACCTGGTTGTTTCGATGGTCCATGACCTTGCCGTCAGCATTTTTGAAGAACTTCACCGGTCCAAGTACCAGACCACACCTCATCAAGGCCCCGAACGCGCTCTGCTCCCGGATTTCCGACATCCAAAATACCTCCAGTCTTATTTGTATCCACACGGGCCGATTGAGCTTGTCGGCTACTGGATGTAA
- a CDS encoding uncharacterized protein (EggNog:ENOG410Q0CS), with translation MPLDKPRLDHNTPKEGRIPCFVWTEGILSAYGQIHRSDECPSRLPGRVESLMEALLSFDFLIPNRHRETFAAECAQHEIASLPLGSSLVPPESAYLEDFEFQTPALDVAKNVIESEIEEFRALAQRSRDLCFKNATREQWQHFLHSYVFKSFEDTFSPLTRYDYLFDQWYLASNVHWDEAKKYPNVDRSATQPIGPKPDLTYGIPILRPCDLDGLPKGFRDLEQVTNFTIESLGTLCSAGLTSSPQSGVSKWTKDKRFPLNQNHLVCFPWAAVELSPVEEEQQPIDFCYYQAANTASAALKLLEGLYTSSGTFTINSSPPVVMFTCHGPELGVWLAYSCSKGFGPIFYKMVRIWTSSLNLTWGVMATCQIVKNLLFWASRCFKPQISACISQIRFSPFSPLRRKLLGVSHVRGRASVKPAQDHETRVSDTLNANSQTACDVRPPEPPTSETTPVAKRIPWRGRRIEIWLPRAIARGKTKDTKTPPTLNLALSEKSTEIQCVPENETGKCLANPDHQAEEEGYKESHRESEDTGESNKDSRGPTSGVHKVTVLASGTGGR, from the exons ATGCCGCTTGATAAGCCCAGGTTAGATCACAATACCCCCAAAGAGGGTAGGATACCTTGCTTTGTGTGGACAGAGGGGATTCTCAGTGCTTACGGGCAAATTCACCGGAGCGACGAGTGCCCATCACGACTGCCGGGACGTGTTGAATCGTTGATGGAAGCTCTTCTGTCCTTTGATTTCCTCATACCCAACAGACATAGGGAAACCTTCGCCGCAGAGTGCGCACAACATGAGATCGCATCCTTGCCCCTGGGGAGTAGCTTAGTCCCTCCGGAGTCAGCCTACCTTGAAGATTTTGAATTCCAAACACCAGCTTTGGACGTAGCGAAGAACGTTATTGAGAGCGAAATTGAGGAGTTTCGGGCTCTGGCGCAGAGATCGCGAGACCTTTGCTTCAAGAACGCTACACGAGAACAATGGCAGCATTTCCTGCATTCTTATGTGTTTAAAAGTTTTGAGGACACCTTCTCACCTCTCACGAGATACGA TTATCTCTTTGATCAGTGGTATTT AGCAAGCAATGTTCACTGGGATGAAGCCAAAAAGTATCCAAATGTCGATCGTTCTGCCACGCAGCCGATAGGTCCTAAGCCCGATCTCACATATGGGATTCCAATTCTTAGGCCTTGCGACCTGGATGGCCTTCCCAAAGGATTTCGTGACCTTGAACAAGTCACCAATTTTACGATCGAGAGCCTGGGAACCCTATGCTCCGCTGGCCTTACTTCGTCCCCGCAGAGCGGCGTCAGTAAATGGACAAAGGATAAAAGATTTCCCCTCAATCAGAATCATCTAGTGTGTTTTCCTTGGGCGGCAGTGGAGTTGAGTCCTGTGGAAGAAGAGCAACAGCCAATTGACTTTTGCTACTACCAAGCGGCAAATACGGCCTCAGCTGCCCTTAAGCTGCTTGAAGGTCTATACACAAGCTCTGGTACATTCACCATCAATTCCTCTCCCCCAGTGGTTATGTTCACCTGTCACGGTCCGGAACTGGGTGTTTGGCTGGCTTATTCGTGCTCTAAGGGGTTTGGTCCAATTTTCTAT AAAATGGTGCGCATATGGACCAGTTCGCTGAACCTCACCTGGGGAGTAATGGCAACATGTCAGATAGTGAAAAACTTGCTGTTTTGGGCATCACGGTGTTTCAAGCCCCAGATTTCAGCTTGCATTAGCCAGATCCGCTTTTCGCCCTTTTCTCCTCTTCGGCGAAAACTGTTGGGAGTGTCGCATGTCCGTGGAAGAGCTTCAGTAAAGCCCGCACAAGACCATGAGACGCGTGTTTCTGATACTCTAAATGCGAATTCACAAACTGCATGTGATGTCAGGCCTCCTGAGCCTCCTACATCGGAAACTACGCCGGTGGCCAAGAGGATACCTTGGAGGGGAAGGCGAATCGAAATCTGGTTACCAAGGGCCATTGCCAGGGGTAAAACTAAAGATACCAAGACAcctccaactctgaatctTGCcttatctgaaaaatctaCCGAGATTCAATGTGTTCCGGAAAACGAGACAGGAAAATGCCTTGCGAATCCGGATCATCAAGCAGAAGAGGAAGGCTACAAGGAAAGCCACAGAGAGAGCGAAGATACTGGCGAATCCAACAAGGATAGCCGTGGTCCAACTTCTGGGGTTCACAAAGTTACAGTACTCGCTTCCGGTACGGGCGGACGTTGA
- a CDS encoding uncharacterized protein (EggNog:ENOG410QE3A~COG:U~TransMembrane:14 (i64-91o103-121i133-152o158-179i191-216o222-240i261-281o293-314i344-364o384-402i409-428o434-459i471-495o524-544i)~BUSCO:5628at33183), with amino-acid sequence MSRTSTEVRRPASIYQTVSKSTGVILSTSPEQVTGASHNVSRENLTGEISTNAPGATQISALKAVIIIATASSMTLMNSLLTGILTVGLPVIAKDIGLAENLLLWPASVYGLACGCTLLLSGSVGDVVGSRPLYLAGCGLLSAFTLGCGLATTGIQLIVFRAISGVALSLSLPSAVCIITTTFQPGKRRNIAFACLGAAQPVGFSLGIVLGGVLIAGIGWRYGYYIVAALNICILLIAVWQIPKDPRMVSPITLRRLYNEIDWIGTILISLSLGIFSYTLSTMTASIRELVKPVNLSLLILSLVIFVAFIFWIFRQEKLGRVAMVPPSLFKADAASAPRRARNFTAICISVFLTWAVFNAFQYFTSLYFQRIQNLSALQASVRFIPMVISGALTNIATGLLVPRVKANVLCIVAAIVSAIAPLLMAAAKPEWSYWTAPFLSVALIPVSADTLFTVSNLVITSAFPAKMHGLAGGVFNTISQIGMSVGLAVTAVAANAVTGDVGAGDEGDRNEMVVEAVLKGYQAAYWMSFAAGAVIVGLSWWGLRGIGRIGLKSD; translated from the exons ATGTCACGAACGTCCACAGAAGTACGGCGCCCCGCATCAATCTACCAGACAGTATCCAAATCTACTGGAGTAATCCTGTCCACTTCCCCTGAGCAGGTAACGGGTGCTTCTCACAATGTCTCGCGAGAGAACCTGACGGGCGAAATTTCTACCAATGCGCCGGGTGCGACCCAGATATCCGCGCTCAAAGCAGTGATTATCATTGCAACAGCTTCGAGCATGACGCTCATGAATTCGTTGCTCACGGGTATTTTAACCGTGGGGCTACCTGTGATTGCAAAGGATATTGGACTGGCCGAGAACCTGCTACTCTG GCCGGCATCAGTATATGGCCTAGCATGTGGTTGCACCCTCCTGCTCTCTGGCTCAGTGGGAGATGTAGTTGGTAGCCGACCACTTTATCTTGCGGGATGCGGCCTGCTCTCTGCTTTTACCTTAGGCTGTGGCCTTGCTACAACAGGAATTCAACTTATTGTCTTCCGTGCGATCTCGGGTGTCGCCCTGTCTCTTAGCCTTCCCAGTGCTGTATGTATCATTACGACAACGTTTCAGCCTGGGAAACGGAGAAACATCGCCTTTGCATGTCTTGGTGCGGCTCAGCCTGTAGGATTTTCCCTGGGGATTGTGCTTGGAGGCGTGCTCATTGCGGGAATTGGATGGAGATATGGTTATTATATCGTTGCCGCGTTGAACATTTGCATTCTTCTCATTGCGGTTTGGCAGATCCCGAAGGATCCTCGAATGGTCTCGCCAATTACCTTGAGGCGCTTGTACAATGAAATCGACTGGATAGGAACAATTCTTATCAGCTTGTCGCTTGGAATATTCTCCTATACCCTATC GACAATGACTGCTTCTATTCGCGAACTCGTTAAACCGGTCAACCTCTCCTTGCTAATCCTATCCCTTGTTATTTTCGTGGCATTCATATTCTGGATATTTCGCCAGGAAAAGCTTGGACGCGTCGCGATGGTCCCACCCTCCCTGTTCAAAGCAGATGCGGCGTCTGCACCCCGCCGGGCACGCAACTTCACGGCCATCTGTATCTCCGTTTTCTTGACCTGGGCCGTCTTCAACGCCTTCCAGTACTTCACATCGCTCTACTTCCAGCGAATCCAAAATCTGTCAGCGCTCCAAGCCTCCGTCCGCTTTATTCCCATGGTCATCTCGGGCGCCCTGACCAACATCGCCACTGGCCTCCTGGTTCCTAGGGTGAAGGCCAACGTACTCTGTATTGTCGCAGCGATTGTATCCGCTATCGCACCCTTGCTTATGGCGGCCGCCAAGCCTGAATGGAGCTACTGGACAGCGCCATTTCTCTCCGTGGCGCTCATTCCTGTTTCTGCAGACACGCTGTTCACGGTGTCAAATCTCGTAATCACTTCCGCCTTTCCTGCTAAAATGCATGGCCTGGCGGGTGGAGTGTTTAATACTATCTCTCAGATCGGAATGTCTGTCGGCCTCGCCGTTACTGCCGTTGCAGCGAATGCTGTTACCGGTGATGTGGGGGCTGGCGACGAGGGTGACAGAAACGAGATGGTGGTCGAAGCAGTCCTGAAGGGGTATCAAGCGGCGTATTGGATGAGTTTTGCGGCGGGAGCAGTGATTgtgggcttgagctggtggGGGCTGAGAGGGATAGGCCGGATCGGTCTCAAGAGCGATTAg
- a CDS encoding uncharacterized protein (EggNog:ENOG410Q5G4), translating into MGIPWPGAPWIHLPYEGIMRMSDKQLDAFTQLAFTISPVPDAAAVSDLLPFKAEPDAQYVDSFDAYKFGLFRNCFEHNPPPNISRFSCTAMGRNVTYPDWVCEYLKKS; encoded by the exons ATGGGAATCCCCTGG CCTGGAGCTCCCTGGATCCATTTACCTTATGAGGGAATCATGCGGATGTCCGACAAGCAACTTGATGCTTTCACCCAACTTGCTTTTACAATATCCCCTGTGCCTGACGCTGCAGCAGTGAGCGATCTCCTACCATTCAAAGCCGAACCGGATGCACAATACGTTGATTCATTTGATGCCTACAAATTCGGCTTGTTTAGAAACTGCTTTGAGCACAATCCACCCCCAAACATCAGTCGATTTAGTTGCACTGCCATGGGGAGGAATGTCACATACCCAGACTGGGTGTGTGAATATCTCAAGAAGTCATGA
- the TIM17 gene encoding translocase of the inner membrane (EggNog:ENOG410PJTI~COG:U~TransMembrane:2 (i87-106o112-130i)~BUSCO:14712at33183), with amino-acid sequence MDHSRDPCPWVALSDFGGAFCMGAIGGAVWHGVKGFRNSPYGERRIGAITAIKARAPVLGGNFGVWGGLFSTFDCAVKGIRKKEDPYNAIIAGFFTGGALAIRGGYKAARNSAIMCGVFLAVIEGVGIGFQRMMADNTRLDLPPPPTDKAVA; translated from the exons ATGGATCACTCCCGCGATCCCTGTCCCTG GGTTGCCTTATCGGATTTCGGAGGAGCATTCTGTATGGGT GCTATCGGCGGCGCCGTCTGGCATGGCGTCAAAGGTTTCAGAAACAGCCCCTACGGCGAGCGACGAATAGGAGCAATCACAGCTATCAAGGCGCGAGCGCCTGTTCTAGGAGGCAACTTTGGTGTCTGGGGGGGTCTATTCTCGACATTTGATTGCGCCGTGAAAGGAATTCGGAAGAAGGAAGATCCTTATAATGCCA TCATTGCCGGTTTCTTCACTGGCGGTGCTTTGGCAATCAGAGGCGGGTACAAGGCTGCTCGGAACTCGGCTATTATGTGCGGCGTTTTCCTCGCAGTCATCGAAGGTGTGGGTATTGGATTCCAGCGGATGATGGCCGATAATACAAGATTAGAT cttcctccacctccaaCAGACAAGGCCGTTGCCTAA
- a CDS encoding uncharacterized protein (BUSCO:186138at4751~EggNog:ENOG410PG27~COG:L~BUSCO:6896at33183): MSDDEVLPDAPAISENAEASEAQDGNAHDPNERTAAQGTSDVKLEDLFKDDDDDDEYPFSSATEPASHGSQSENAENPGPQPAKIDTETMYAFYQRLFPFKYLFQWLNHGIKPSVDFGNREFAFTLQNDAYLRYQSYPTAEGLRKDILRLNPSRFEIGPVYSTNPRDRKSLRKSSAFRPVSKELVFDIDLTDYDDIRTCCEKANICPKCWAFVTMAIKVIDRALRDDFGFEHILWVYSGRRGAHAWVCDQRARNLTDERRKAIAGYLEVVRGGAQSGKRVNLKRPLHPHVERSRNILIPYFRSTILNNQDTFSSSDQAARLLQFIPDKSLKDALQKKWESAPSRGSSSKWSDIDDVAKASGNRDLDTKALLEAKEDIILEYTYPRLDAEVSKKLIHLLKSPFVVHPGTGRVCVPIDVKRVEQFNPLEVPTVAELLDEINAWDTEHRPEATDTKMSAGDEDDGADGDDMKKRRLQDYEKTKLRPYIDYFRTFVASLNRDERASGKREREEDGAGEQGSMDF, from the exons ATGTCTGACGACGAGGTCCTTCCGGACGCACCCGCGATCTCCGAGAATGCGGAGGCGTCAGAGGCCCAAGACGGGAATGCACACGATCCAAACGAACGCACGGCAGCGCAAGGAACGAGTGATGTGAAACTAGAAGATTTATTCAAggacgatgacgacgatgatgagtATCCATTTTCCAGTGCCACAGAACCGGCCTCACATGGCTCTCAATCCGAAAACGCAGA GAATCCGGGGCCTCAGCCTGCGAAAATTGACACGGAGACGATGTATGCGTTTTACCAGCGCTTGTTTCCATTTAAATATTTATTTCAATGGTTGAATCATGGGATAAAACCTTCCGTAGATTTTGGGAATCGAGAGTTCGCATTCACCCTCCAAAACGACGCATATTTACGGTATCAATCATACCCCACGGCTGAAGG TCTCCGCAAGGATATCCTGCGCCTCAACCCCTCGAGATTTGAAATTGGCCCTGTTTACAGCACAAATCCACGCGACCGCAAATCACTTCGCAAGTCCAGCGCATTTAGACCGGTTTCCAAAGAATTGGTTTTTGATATCGACTTGACAGATTACGATGATATTCGAACATGCTGCGAGAAGGCAAACATCTGTCCGAAGTGCTGGGCGTTTGTGACAATGGCGATTAAAGTAATCGACAGAGCTCTACGTGACGATTTTGGTTTCGAACATATACTCTGGGTCTATTCTGGTCGCCGAGGTGCTCACGCTTGGGTATGCGATCAGCGAGCAAGAAACCTCACCgatgaaagaagaaaggctATCGCAGGATACCTAGAGGTTGTCCGCGGTGGCGCACAGAGCGGGAAACGCGTAAATCTGAAGCGGCCTCTCCATCCCCATGTTGAGCGCAGTCGAAATATCCTCATTCCCTATTTTCGCTCCACAATTCTCAACAACCAAGATACTTTCTCCTCCTCGGACCAAGCTGCCCGACTCCTCCAATTCATCCCTGACAAGTCTCTCAAAGATGCCCTTCAGAAAAAATGGGAGTCTGCCCCTTCGCGTGGCAGCTCGTCGAAATGGTCTGACATTGACGACGTGGCGAAAGCATCTGGAAACCGGGATCTGGACACAAAGGCACTCTTGGAAGCTAAGGAGGATATTATCCTAGAATACACGTACCCCCGACTTGACGCAGAAGTCAGCAAGAAATTGATCCATTTGCTTAAGTCACCTTTTGTCGTGCACCCGGGCACGGGCCGAGTCTGCGTGCCTATCGATGTGAAAAGAGTGGAGCAATTCAACCCCCTCGAGGTGCCCACGGTGGCGGAATTGTTGGATGAAATTAATGCATGGGACACGGAACATCGACCTGAAGCGACGGATACAAAAATGTCAGCCGGTGACGAAGATGATGGCGCAGATGGCGACGacatgaagaagaggagacTACAGGATTACGAAAAGACAAAGCTGAGGCCATATATTGATTACTTTAGAACCTTTGTTGCGAGTTTGAATCGGGATGAGCGGGCGTCAGGGAaaagggagagggaggaggaTGGCGCTGGAGAACAGGGTAGCATGGACTTTTAG
- a CDS encoding uncharacterized protein (EggNog:ENOG410PG78~COG:Q~BUSCO:8085at33183), protein MSFDSIPILDLSQARDPSSKPAFLLDLRHALLEVGFLYIKNTGIDSKLIQDVITEGKRFFDLPTEKKLEIEMKNAPSFLGYSKLGNEITRFKTDWREQIDLSTNHPLPSSSDPLYHNLLAPNQWPDEQSIPRFRPVYEEYMKKMGAISMEFISLVAEAIGLPSDAFNRFFDADQQHKLKIVKYPDLEELGIDGDVEQQGVGPHKDSMLTSYLLQASHHRGLQVQNHRGEWIDCPPIDGTLVVAIGQGLEAITQGVCQSTTHRVLSPARGSGARYSVPFFQGVSYDATFESMEVPEHVKALRQEVIQKNGIREDDIEFTFSKGRWGHLGEATLMNRVKSHPDVGERWYPTLLQKIREEQARNNQVSEIPQGILKDQAQGQAQSVKAH, encoded by the exons ATGTCTTTCGATTCCATCCCTATTCTAGACCTCTCTCAGGCCCGGGATCCCAGCTCCAAACCAGCCTTCCTGCTCGACCTCCGCCATGCCCTCCTTGAAGTGGGCTTCCTCTACATCAAAAACACCGGCATCGACTCCAAACTGATCCAGGATGTCATCACAGAAGGAAAGCGGTTCTTTGACCTGCCGACAGAGAAGAAATTGGAAATTGAGATGAAAAATGCGCCCAGTTTTCTCG GATACAGCAAACTTGGAAACGAAATCACCCGCTTCAAAACCGATTGGCGCGAGCAAATCGACCTCTCCACCAACCATCCCCTTCCCTCCTCATCCGATCCCCTCTACCACAACCTTCTCGCCCCCAACCAATGGCCCGATGAGCAGTCCATTCCCCGCTTCCGGCCCGTGTACGAAGAGtacatgaagaagatgggGGCTATTAGTATGGAGTTCATCTCCCTTGTTGCTGAGGCCATCGGACTCCCGTCCGACGCTTTCAATCGCTTCTTCGACGCCGATCAGCAGCATAAGTTGAAGATCGTGAAATACCCTGACCTGGAAGAGCTAGGTATTGACGGAGATGTAGAGCAGCAGGGGGTCGGTCCGCACAAAGATAGTATGTTGACGAGCTATTTGTTGCAGGCAAGTCATCATCGAGGACTACAGGTGCAGAACCATCGGGGAGAATGGATCGATTGCCCGCCCATTGATGGGACGCTAGTGGTGGCAATTGGTCAGGGGCTGGAGGCCATCACCCAGGGTGTTTGCCAGAG CACAACGCATCGCGTTCTCTCTCCGGCACGAGGCTCCGGCGCCCGGTATAGTGTTCCATTCTTCCAGGGCGTGAGTTACGATGCTACTTTCGAAAGTATGGAGGTTCCAGAGCACGTCAAGGCTCTCCGGCAGGAAGTCATCCAGAAGAATGGAATCCGTGAGGATGATATCGAATTCACATTCTCTAAGGGCCGGTGGGGGCATCTAGGGGAGGCGACTTTGATGAATAGGGTGAAAAGCCATCCAGATGTGGGAGAAAGATGG TATCCGACCTTGCTGCAGAAGATTAGGGAGGAGCAGGCGAGGAATAACCAAGTGAGTGAGATTCCTCAGGGCATACTGAAAGATCAGGCACAAGGCCAAGCCCAATCAGTCAAGGCCCATTAA